The following proteins are co-located in the Theropithecus gelada isolate Dixy chromosome 19, Tgel_1.0, whole genome shotgun sequence genome:
- the ZNF682 gene encoding zinc finger protein 682 isoform X2 — MKDSFQKVILRRYGSCGLEDLHLRKDGENVGERKDQKEIYNGLNQCLSTLPSKIFPYNKCVKVFSKSSNLNRQSIRHTTEKLFKCVQCGKVFKSHSGLSYHKIIHTEEKLYICEECGKTFKWFSYLTKHKRIHTGEKPYKCEECGKAFNWCSTLTKHKRIHTGEKPYKCEECGKAFHWCSPFVRHKKIHTGEKPYTCEECGRAFNRHSHLTKHKTIHTGKKPYKCKECGKAFNHCSLLTIHERTHTGEKPYKCEECGKAFNSSSILTEHKVIHSGEKPYKCEKCDKVFKRFSYLTKHKRIHTGEKPYKCEECGKAFNWSSILTEHKRIHTGEKPYNCEECGKAFNRCSHLTRHKKIHTAIKRYKCEECGKAFKRCSHLNEHKRVQRREKSCKYKKCGEAFTLCSNLTT, encoded by the coding sequence ATGAAAGATTCATTCCAAAAGGTGATACTGAGAAGATATGGAAGCTGTGGACTTGAGGATTTACACTTAAGGAAAGATGGGGAAAATGTGGGTGAGCGTAAGgatcaaaaagaaatttataatggACTTAACCAGTGTTTGTCAACTCTACCTAGCAAAATTTTCCCATATAATAAATGTGTGAAAGTCTTTAGTAAATCATCAAATCTAAACAGACAAAGCATAAGACATACTACAGAGAAACTTTTCAAATGTGTACAATGTGGCAAAGTCTTTAAATCTCACTCAGGCCTTTCTTatcataagataattcatactgaaGAGAAACTCTACATATGTGAGGAATGTGGTAAAACCTTTAAATGGTTCTCATaccttactaaacataagaggattcacactggagagaaaccatacaaatgtgaagaatgtggcaaagcttttaactgGTGTTCGAcccttactaaacataagagaatccatactggtgagaaaccctacaaatgtgaagaatgtggaaaagcctttcACTGGTGTTCGCCCTTTGTtagacataagaaaattcatactggagaaaaaccctatacatgtgaagaatgtggcagagCGTTTAACCGGCACTCACATCTCACCAAACATAAGACGATTCACACTGgaaagaaaccctacaaatgtaaagaatgtgggaaagccttcaacCACTGCTCCCTACTTACTATACATGAGAGAACCCACAcgggagagaaaccctataaatgtgaagaatgtggcaaagcttttaactcATCATCAATTCTTACTGAACATAAGGTAATTCACAgcggagagaaaccctacaaatgtgaaaaatgcGACAAAGTCTTTAAGAGGTTCTCATACCTTACTAAACACaagagaattcacactggagagaaaccctacaaatgtgaagaatgtggcaaagcttttaactgGTCCTCAATCCTTACtgaacataagagaattcatactggagagaaaccctacaactgtgaagaatgtggcaaagcctttaatcGGTGCTCACACCTTACtagacataagaaaattcatactgcCATCAAACGctataaatgtgaagaatgtggcaaagcttttaaacGATGCTCACATCTTAATGAACATAAGAGAgttcaaagaagagagaaatccTGCAAGTATAAAAAATGTGGGGAAGCTTTTACTCTCTGCTCAAACCTTACTACGTAA